The following coding sequences lie in one Caproicibacterium argilliputei genomic window:
- a CDS encoding manganese catalase family protein yields MWSYQKRLQYPINIKTPDANMAKIILSQYGGPHGELGASLRYISQRYVMPYPELKAILTDIGKSFSERHLCRILRWL; encoded by the coding sequence ATGTGGAGTTATCAGAAGCGGCTGCAGTATCCGATTAACATCAAGACGCCGGACGCAAACATGGCGAAAATCATTCTCAGTCAATACGGCGGGCCGCATGGGGAGTTGGGCGCTTCCCTGCGGTATATTTCCCAGCGGTACGTGATGCCGTATCCGGAGCTGAAAGCAATATTAACCGATATTGGTAAGTCGTTTTCTGAAAGGCACCTCTGCCGTATCCTCAGGTGGTTGTAA
- a CDS encoding spore coat protein CotJB yields the protein MTEQERLMRKISACQFAMWELKIFLDTHPNDCGAMKRLAEYEKQTQDLIAQYEETYGPMNLNEMTANRVAWVQDPWPWEIQAQKEGQS from the coding sequence ATGACGGAACAGGAACGGTTGATGCGCAAAATCAGCGCCTGCCAGTTTGCCATGTGGGAGTTGAAGATTTTTTTGGACACCCACCCCAATGACTGCGGTGCCATGAAGCGTTTGGCAGAGTATGAAAAACAGACGCAGGATTTAATTGCCCAGTATGAGGAGACGTACGGCCCGATGAATCTCAATGAAATGACGGCAAACCGCGTTGCGTGGGTGCAGGACCCGTGGCCGTGGGAAATTCAGGCACAGAAGGAGGGGCAAAGCTGA
- a CDS encoding spore coat associated protein CotJA, whose translation MAENTQNQPCNAQTLSPFPKDPVLAMAYVPFQKFEGLYAPEKAFEAGTLFTGLDKPFLGGAGK comes from the coding sequence ATGGCAGAAAATACACAGAATCAGCCATGCAATGCACAGACGCTGTCACCGTTTCCCAAAGATCCGGTGCTGGCCATGGCCTACGTTCCGTTTCAAAAATTCGAGGGACTGTACGCGCCGGAAAAGGCATTTGAGGCTGGCACGCTGTTTACCGGGCTGGATAAACCGTTTTTGGGGGGTGCCGGAAAATGA
- a CDS encoding glycosyltransferase family 2 protein codes for MSTVYFVLPCYNEEAVLPETVKELTAQLQSMMQSGLADENSRMLFVDDGSKDRTWELIEKFHSENPLVSGLKLAHNRGHQNALLAGLMTAKDEADCAISLDADLQDDISILPQFVQKFQDGCDVVYGVRNKRETDTWFKRTTAEGFYKVMEKLGAEVVYNHADYRLMSKRALEALSEYKEVNLFLRGIVPLIGYRSDYVYYDRHERFAGESKYPLKKMLSFAMDGITSFSVKPLKLIANLGIFVALISVVGLLYALISHFMGNTVAGWTAIVCSIWLLGGIQMLCLGIVGEYIGKIYNEVKARPRFRIEKHLK; via the coding sequence ATGTCAACTGTTTACTTTGTACTGCCCTGCTACAATGAAGAAGCGGTTCTGCCGGAAACGGTCAAAGAACTGACCGCACAGCTGCAGTCGATGATGCAGAGTGGTCTTGCCGACGAAAACAGCCGGATGCTTTTTGTAGACGACGGCAGCAAAGACCGCACTTGGGAACTGATTGAAAAATTTCACAGTGAAAATCCACTGGTCAGCGGGCTGAAGCTTGCGCACAACCGCGGCCACCAGAACGCTCTGCTGGCAGGGCTGATGACCGCAAAGGACGAAGCCGACTGTGCCATCAGTCTGGACGCCGACCTGCAGGACGACATCTCCATACTGCCGCAGTTCGTGCAGAAATTTCAGGATGGCTGTGACGTGGTCTACGGCGTGCGCAACAAACGCGAAACCGACACCTGGTTTAAACGCACCACCGCCGAGGGCTTCTATAAAGTGATGGAAAAGCTCGGCGCGGAAGTTGTCTATAACCACGCCGACTATCGCCTGATGAGCAAGCGCGCACTGGAGGCGCTCTCCGAGTACAAAGAGGTAAACCTGTTCCTGCGCGGCATTGTGCCGCTGATCGGCTACCGCAGCGATTACGTTTACTACGACCGTCATGAACGCTTTGCGGGCGAAAGCAAGTACCCTCTCAAAAAGATGCTCTCCTTTGCGATGGACGGCATTACTTCTTTCAGCGTCAAACCGCTGAAGCTGATTGCAAATCTCGGCATTTTCGTGGCGCTGATTTCAGTTGTGGGGCTGCTGTACGCGCTCATTTCCCACTTTATGGGCAACACCGTGGCTGGCTGGACCGCCATTGTCTGTTCCATCTGGCTTTTGGGCGGCATTCAGATGCTGTGCTTGGGCATTGTCGGCGAATATATCGGAAAAATTTACAACGAAGTAAAGGCTCGCCCGCGCTTCCGAATTGAAAAACATTTAAAATAA
- a CDS encoding DUF134 domain-containing protein produces the protein MPRPCKRRRICALPGCGRFGPKDAEAPQKPAITMTLDEFEAVRLIDLKGMTQEQCAAQMNVARTTAQAIYNSARIKLAECLVNQRELTIQGGEYVLCDGSAQNCGCTHCGRRRCGTSGVSTGKPTIDLLTKQEETSK, from the coding sequence ATGCCCAGGCCCTGCAAGCGCCGCCGGATTTGCGCGCTGCCCGGCTGCGGCCGCTTCGGCCCAAAGGACGCAGAAGCACCCCAAAAACCGGCAATCACCATGACACTGGATGAATTTGAAGCTGTGCGGCTGATTGACCTAAAGGGCATGACACAGGAGCAGTGCGCGGCGCAAATGAACGTGGCGCGCACCACCGCGCAGGCCATCTACAACAGCGCCCGCATCAAGCTGGCCGAGTGCTTGGTGAATCAAAGAGAACTGACTATACAGGGCGGCGAGTATGTGCTCTGCGACGGCAGCGCGCAAAACTGCGGCTGCACGCACTGCGGCCGCCGCCGATGCGGGACAAGTGGAGTCTCTACAGGCAAACCCACCATTGACTTACTGACAAAACAGGAGGAAACAAGCAAATGA
- a CDS encoding NifB/NifX family molybdenum-iron cluster-binding protein gives MKIAVTYENGQVFQHFGHTEQFKFYEVEAGKVTASSVVSTNGSGHGALAGFLKAAQVDTLICGGIGGGARTALSEAGIRLFGGVSGDADKAVEALLAGSLAFDPNVKCSHHEESGHTCGEHGCGEHHHHGA, from the coding sequence ATGAAAATTGCAGTCACTTACGAAAACGGACAGGTCTTTCAGCACTTCGGGCACACTGAACAGTTTAAATTCTATGAGGTGGAAGCGGGCAAAGTAACCGCATCCTCCGTTGTGAGTACCAACGGCAGCGGTCACGGCGCGCTGGCAGGCTTTTTAAAGGCAGCACAGGTAGACACCCTCATCTGCGGCGGCATCGGCGGCGGCGCGCGCACCGCGCTGAGCGAGGCCGGCATCCGGCTTTTCGGCGGTGTTTCCGGTGACGCCGACAAAGCAGTAGAGGCGCTGCTGGCAGGCAGTCTGGCATTTGACCCCAATGTCAAATGCAGCCATCATGAGGAAAGCGGCCACACCTGCGGGGAGCACGGCTGCGGCGAGCACCACCATCACGGGGCATAA
- a CDS encoding FAD-dependent oxidoreductase: MRKVVIVGGVAGGASCAARLRRLDESAQIVLLERGPYISYANCGLPYYVGDTIKTESALLLQTPEAMHQKFNVDVRVKNEVLSLDRAKKAVQIKRLDTGEVYEESYDTLVLSTGSSPLRPKIPGIDSPRIETLWTVPDAARIRDTVRTKGIRSAAVIGGGFIGLEMAENLREAGLEVSIVEMQNQVMAPLDYEMAQLLHEHLTENGVALHLGDGVASFADNGQAVSITLKSSKTVSAELVLLAIGVRPNSELAKNAGLTVNVRGGIVTDAHLRTSDPAIYAVGDVTEVEDLVFGGSTMVPLAGPANKQGRMAADNIAGADETYRGTQGTSVAKVFDLTAASTGANEKTLQKRGLTRGKDYEVVTITQNSHAGYYPGALPMTLKLLFSTDGKKLFGAQIVGRDGVDKRIDTIAAVLRLGGGVRDLTELELAYAPPYSSAKDPVNMAGFTAENVLRGKVRFADWNVTEKEPDAVLLDVREDAELLAYSLPNAVHIPLGQLRGRLKELDSGKPIVTVCAIGVRAYNAARILMQHGFQNVRVYPGGARFYRSTHEQPAVQPEAAPKPTAAAAPAKSTAVPSASVRLDCCGLQCPGPIMKVYEAMKAMQEGQVLEVTASDPGFVKDIAAWCRRTGNPLIENTKRGSDFVSLVQKGGTAPTAPAGPLVRDTPQGKTLIVFSGDLDKVLASFIIANGAAAMGRPVTMFFTFWGLTVLRKSKKQPVQKTLVESLFGNLLPRGSKKLRLSRMNMGGMGTAMMKKIMRDKNVSSLEELIQQAIRQGIKIVACTMSMDVMGIKAEELIDGVELGGVGAYLGDAEESNVNLFI; encoded by the coding sequence ATGCGTAAAGTTGTAATTGTCGGCGGTGTCGCGGGCGGTGCAAGCTGCGCGGCGCGCCTGCGGCGGCTGGATGAATCCGCCCAGATTGTCCTGCTGGAGCGCGGACCGTACATTTCCTATGCCAACTGCGGGCTGCCATACTATGTGGGTGATACGATTAAAACCGAGAGCGCGCTGCTGCTGCAGACGCCCGAAGCGATGCACCAGAAATTCAATGTGGATGTGCGCGTCAAAAATGAGGTGCTTTCCCTTGACCGCGCCAAAAAAGCGGTGCAGATCAAGCGTCTGGACACCGGAGAAGTGTATGAGGAGTCATACGACACACTGGTGCTTTCCACCGGTTCGTCGCCGCTGCGGCCGAAAATTCCCGGCATTGATTCCCCGCGCATCGAAACTCTTTGGACGGTGCCGGATGCGGCGCGCATCCGCGACACTGTCCGTACAAAAGGCATCCGCTCTGCCGCAGTAATCGGTGGTGGCTTCATCGGTTTGGAAATGGCGGAAAACCTGCGCGAAGCCGGTCTGGAAGTTTCCATTGTGGAAATGCAGAATCAGGTCATGGCGCCGCTGGACTACGAGATGGCGCAGCTGCTGCACGAGCACCTGACCGAAAACGGCGTTGCCCTGCATTTGGGCGATGGCGTCGCATCCTTCGCCGACAACGGGCAAGCCGTTTCCATTACGCTCAAAAGCAGCAAAACCGTTTCCGCAGAGTTGGTGCTGCTTGCCATCGGTGTACGCCCCAACAGCGAACTTGCCAAAAATGCCGGACTGACGGTCAATGTGCGCGGCGGCATTGTGACGGATGCGCACCTGCGCACGTCCGACCCTGCCATTTACGCGGTCGGTGACGTCACCGAAGTGGAAGACCTGGTCTTCGGCGGGAGCACGATGGTGCCGCTTGCCGGCCCTGCCAACAAGCAGGGGCGCATGGCAGCGGACAACATCGCCGGTGCGGATGAAACCTACCGCGGCACACAGGGAACTTCGGTTGCCAAGGTGTTCGACCTGACCGCCGCCAGCACTGGTGCAAACGAAAAGACGCTGCAGAAGCGCGGTCTTACGCGCGGGAAAGACTATGAAGTCGTGACCATTACACAGAACTCCCACGCAGGCTACTACCCCGGCGCACTTCCCATGACGCTGAAACTGTTGTTTTCCACAGACGGCAAAAAACTGTTCGGCGCGCAAATTGTCGGGCGGGACGGCGTTGACAAGCGCATTGACACCATTGCGGCAGTGCTGCGCCTGGGCGGCGGCGTACGCGACCTGACCGAACTGGAGCTTGCCTACGCGCCGCCCTACTCCTCTGCCAAAGATCCGGTCAACATGGCTGGTTTCACTGCGGAAAATGTGCTGCGCGGCAAAGTGCGCTTCGCGGACTGGAACGTCACGGAAAAGGAGCCGGACGCTGTCCTGCTGGATGTGCGCGAGGATGCGGAACTGCTCGCCTATTCCCTGCCGAATGCCGTTCACATTCCACTGGGGCAGCTGCGCGGGCGGCTCAAGGAACTGGACTCCGGCAAACCCATCGTCACGGTCTGTGCCATCGGTGTGCGCGCTTACAATGCGGCGCGCATCCTGATGCAGCACGGATTCCAAAACGTGCGGGTCTACCCGGGCGGCGCACGGTTTTACCGTTCGACGCACGAGCAGCCCGCGGTGCAGCCAGAAGCCGCGCCGAAACCGACTGCCGCCGCGGCACCTGCCAAAAGCACGGCGGTACCCAGCGCGTCCGTCCGACTGGACTGCTGCGGCCTGCAGTGCCCCGGGCCGATTATGAAAGTATATGAGGCCATGAAAGCCATGCAGGAAGGGCAGGTGTTGGAGGTAACCGCCTCTGACCCCGGCTTTGTCAAGGACATTGCCGCGTGGTGCCGCCGCACCGGAAACCCGTTGATTGAAAACACAAAGCGCGGCAGCGACTTTGTTTCTCTGGTGCAAAAGGGCGGCACAGCACCCACCGCACCGGCAGGGCCGCTGGTTCGTGACACACCGCAGGGAAAAACACTTATCGTCTTTTCCGGCGATTTGGACAAAGTGCTTGCCAGCTTTATCATTGCCAATGGCGCCGCAGCCATGGGTCGGCCGGTCACCATGTTCTTCACGTTCTGGGGGCTGACCGTGCTGCGCAAAAGTAAGAAACAGCCGGTGCAGAAAACCTTGGTAGAATCCCTGTTTGGCAACCTGCTGCCGCGCGGCAGCAAAAAGCTGCGCCTCTCCCGCATGAACATGGGCGGCATGGGCACCGCCATGATGAAAAAAATCATGCGCGACAAAAATGTCAGCTCTCTGGAGGAACTGATTCAGCAGGCAATCCGGCAAGGCATCAAGATTGTCGCGTGCACCATGAGCATGGATGTCATGGGCATCAAGGCAGAGGAACTGATTGACGGCGTAGAGTTAGGCGGCGTCGGCGCGTACCTAGGCGACGCAGAGGAATCCAACGTCAACCTGTTCATTTAG
- a CDS encoding glutathione peroxidase produces MNLYEYSVTNTAGEEVSLNTYAGKVLLIVNTATGCGFTPQYQDLEEMYEQYHDRGLEILDIPCNQFAGQTPGTDEEIHQFCTLHYNTQFPQMKKSDVNGENALPLYAYLKNQKGFEGFGKGAKALAMRAMLKSIDKDYKNNPDIKWNFTKFVADRNGSIVARFEPTADMQEVKALVASLL; encoded by the coding sequence ATGAACCTTTACGAATATTCCGTGACAAACACCGCAGGCGAAGAAGTTTCGCTTAACACCTATGCCGGCAAAGTGCTGCTGATTGTAAACACCGCCACCGGCTGCGGCTTTACCCCGCAGTATCAAGATTTGGAGGAAATGTACGAGCAGTACCACGACCGTGGGCTGGAGATTCTCGACATTCCCTGCAACCAGTTCGCCGGTCAGACGCCCGGCACCGATGAGGAAATCCACCAATTCTGCACCCTGCATTACAACACGCAGTTCCCGCAAATGAAAAAATCGGACGTCAACGGGGAGAATGCCCTGCCGCTTTATGCATATCTTAAAAACCAGAAGGGATTTGAGGGCTTCGGCAAGGGCGCCAAGGCGCTTGCCATGCGCGCCATGCTCAAAAGCATCGATAAGGACTACAAGAACAACCCGGACATCAAGTGGAACTTCACCAAATTTGTGGCAGACCGAAACGGCAGCATCGTGGCGCGCTTTGAGCCGACTGCAGATATGCAGGAGGTCAAGGCTCTGGTCGCCAGCCTGCTATAA
- a CDS encoding NAD(P)/FAD-dependent oxidoreductase, with protein MQRYQIAVIGTGPAGLSAAVTAKIRNKTVLLLGRQSLSAKVQKAHAIQNYLGLPNISGEALRQAFQDHLDAMQLSITEAKVSMVYAMGDYFAIQTADENYEAESVILATGVVQGRPFPGEEALLGRGVSYCATCDAPLYRGKTVAVIGASPKEEAEAEFLAEVAQQVYYLPLYAETPQLSATIKVIQDSPTAILGSQKVERLQTKSGEYPVDGVFILRDSIAPNQLVPGLQTEENHVAVNRRMETSIPGCFACGDLVGKPYQYIKSAGEGNVAALSAVAYLDEKKRSARA; from the coding sequence ATGCAGCGATACCAAATTGCAGTCATTGGCACCGGACCGGCGGGGCTTTCCGCCGCCGTTACCGCGAAAATCCGCAACAAAACCGTCCTGCTGCTCGGCAGGCAGTCGTTAAGCGCCAAAGTGCAGAAAGCCCACGCCATTCAAAACTACCTCGGGCTGCCGAACATCAGCGGCGAGGCGCTGCGACAGGCGTTTCAAGACCATCTGGATGCCATGCAGCTTTCCATTACCGAAGCGAAGGTCAGCATGGTGTATGCCATGGGCGATTACTTTGCCATCCAAACAGCAGACGAAAACTATGAAGCCGAGTCTGTCATTCTGGCAACCGGTGTTGTGCAGGGGCGGCCTTTTCCCGGCGAAGAAGCGCTGCTGGGACGCGGCGTCAGTTACTGCGCAACCTGCGACGCACCGCTGTACCGCGGAAAAACCGTTGCCGTCATCGGTGCCAGCCCCAAGGAAGAGGCAGAAGCTGAGTTTCTGGCGGAAGTGGCACAGCAGGTATACTATCTGCCGCTGTACGCAGAAACCCCGCAGCTTTCCGCCACGATCAAGGTCATTCAGGACTCCCCCACCGCCATTTTGGGCAGCCAAAAGGTGGAACGCCTGCAGACCAAGTCCGGCGAATATCCCGTAGACGGCGTTTTCATTCTGCGGGACAGCATTGCACCCAACCAGCTGGTGCCGGGACTGCAGACGGAAGAAAACCATGTTGCGGTCAACCGCCGCATGGAAACCAGCATCCCCGGCTGCTTTGCCTGCGGCGACCTGGTGGGAAAGCCCTATCAGTATATCAAATCCGCCGGAGAGGGAAATGTCGCGGCACTTTCCGCCGTTGCTTATCTGGATGAAAAAAAGCGCAGTGCGCGCGCATGA
- a CDS encoding MarR family winged helix-turn-helix transcriptional regulator — protein sequence MEQKDSYEQLKLERQLCFPLYACARKVVNHYTPYLKPLHITYTQYLVFLVLWEQDGISVGELGEKLYLDNGTLTPMLKKMESAGFLTRVRNSDDERVVMVHLTQKGHDLRRQAKEIPKEVSACLPLSPEDARLLYQLLYRVLLAL from the coding sequence ATGGAACAAAAAGATTCGTATGAACAGCTGAAGCTGGAGCGCCAGCTGTGCTTTCCGCTGTACGCCTGCGCCCGCAAGGTGGTGAACCACTACACTCCCTACCTCAAGCCCCTGCACATCACCTATACACAATACCTTGTTTTTCTGGTGTTGTGGGAGCAGGACGGCATCAGTGTCGGGGAACTGGGGGAAAAGCTGTATCTGGATAACGGCACACTGACCCCCATGCTAAAGAAAATGGAGAGCGCCGGATTTTTAACGCGCGTCCGCAATTCGGACGATGAGCGCGTTGTGATGGTTCACCTGACGCAGAAAGGGCACGACCTGCGCCGGCAGGCCAAGGAAATTCCGAAGGAAGTCAGCGCCTGCCTGCCCCTTTCGCCGGAGGATGCCCGGCTGCTGTATCAGCTGCTGTACCGCGTTTTGCTTGCTTTGTAA
- a CDS encoding GrpB family protein, with protein MRTKTIVVLPYQESWPQAFFKITAELREAVGNLVLRFEHVGSTSVPGLAAKPIIDIDAVIADSHLLNPLILRLANAGYIHEGNLGIAGREAFRYTDKPHLLQHHLYVCPKDSPELKRHLAFREYLRAHPDAVAAYSRVKMEAARLYPTDIDAYCLYKAPCIEKLYREAGIS; from the coding sequence TTGCGAACGAAAACTATCGTTGTCTTGCCCTACCAAGAAAGCTGGCCGCAGGCATTCTTCAAGATTACAGCAGAACTAAGAGAAGCCGTTGGAAATTTAGTATTGCGTTTCGAACACGTTGGCAGCACCTCGGTGCCGGGCCTTGCAGCAAAGCCGATTATTGACATTGACGCAGTCATCGCCGACAGCCATCTCTTAAACCCTCTTATTTTACGACTTGCCAACGCCGGTTATATACATGAAGGAAATCTCGGTATCGCAGGCCGCGAAGCATTTCGCTACACAGACAAGCCCCATTTGCTGCAGCATCATCTGTACGTTTGCCCAAAGGATTCCCCCGAACTTAAACGCCACTTGGCATTTCGTGAGTATCTTCGGGCACACCCAGACGCTGTCGCAGCGTACAGCCGCGTAAAAATGGAAGCAGCGCGCCTTTACCCCACCGATATTGACGCTTACTGTTTGTATAAAGCGCCCTGCATTGAGAAGCTGTACCGTGAAGCCGGAATCTCTTAA